In Trichoderma atroviride chromosome 2, complete sequence, one DNA window encodes the following:
- a CDS encoding uncharacterized protein (antiSMASH:Cluster_2.2~EggNog:ENOG41): MLLSVYEILTSWGCSLELLDILHEIFDNVLDRDSEHYKSPEHNARLEILEQRLHRLSQDEEFDISKLDELSLYNAQIAELYRLAALLYLQRVARNSPRDTPHVNKLAAEAYRALEVTTRCDRPWPLFVIALEASTEDERRLVLVTIETLLERRPLRKFMMLRTMIQQAWSQNDLAKASNLDALLLYQSAINAQRVPPMFI, translated from the coding sequence ATTCTGACATCATGGGGGTGCTCCCTTGAGCTGCTAGACATTCTACACGAGATTTTTGATAACGTCCTTGATCGCGATTCCGAGCATTATAAATCTCCAGAGCACAACGCACGCCTGGAAATCCTGGAACAGCGGTTGCATCGGCTCAGCCAAGACGAGGAATTTGACATCTCAAAGTTGGACGAATTATCTTTGTACAACGCTCAAATCGCCGAACTTTATCGTCTTGCCGCGCTTCTCTATCTTCAGCGAGTAGCCCGTAATAGTCCCCGAGACACCCCACATGTTAACAAACTGGCGGCCGAGGCATACAGGGCGTTGGAGGTGACGACGAGGTGTGATCGGCCTTGGCCCCTTTTTGTCATAGCACTTGAAGCATCGACGGAGGATGAGCGTCGACTGGTGCTAGTCACGATAGAGACGTTACTAGAGCGCAGGCCTTTACGAAAGTTTATGATGTTACGGACTATGATACAGCAAGCTTGGTCACAAAATGATCTCGCAAAGGCCAGCAACTTGGACGCTTTGTTATTATACCAATCAGCCATAAATGCTCAGCGAGTACCTCCTATGTTTATCTAA
- a CDS encoding uncharacterized protein (antiSMASH:Cluster_2.2~EggNog:ENOG41) has protein sequence MDYDYRALPPSSFIPFFENDDSRWQAVQDRDINSDGLFVYAVRSTKVFCRPVCKSRHPRRCNVSFYPTGKQAQLSGFRPCKRCKPELEGLMPEETAVQKIREFLQELERTGINDEGSYQLTLSQMARQAKVSKWYFHRVFKKSMGVTPVQYLKIWRDTIHSQNQLDNNGLHWLDQPAPCTVEWPQLTETFPNSEDFSADNVSNVTSETDEVMAADFAFPSWLT, from the coding sequence ATGGATTACGACTACCGCGCTCTCCCGCCCTCGTCTTTTATACCATTCTTCGAAAATGACGATTCCCGCTGGCAGGCAGTGCAGGATCGAGACATCAATTCGGACGGATTATTTGTCTACGCAGTCAGAAGCACAAAAGTATTTTGCCGACCGGTTTGCAAATCCAGACATCCTCGCCGATGCAATGTCTCGTTCTACCCGACAGGAAAACAAGCACAGCTATCAGGCTTCCGCCCATGCAAGCGTTGTAAACCAGAATTAGAGGGCCTCATGCCCGAGGAAACGGCGGTACAGAAAATTCGCGAATTCCTACAAGAACTGGAAAGAACAGGAATCAATGATGAGGGCTCTTATCAGCTCACCCTGAGTCAAATGGCGAGGCAAGCCAAGGTATCGAAGTGGTATTTTCACAGAGTATTTAAGAAATCCATGGGTGTAACCCCCGTGCAGTACTTGAAGATATGGCGCGACACGATACATTCGCAAAATCAACTGGACAATAACGGCTTGCATTGGCTTGATCAACCAGCCCCCTGCACCGTTGAGTGGCCTCAGCTTACGGAGACATTTCCGAACAGCGAGGATTTTTCGGCGGATAACGTCTCCAATGTCACAAGCGAGACTGATGAAGTAATGGCGGCCGATTTTGCTTTTCCGAGCTGGCTCACATAA